A stretch of the Aegilops tauschii subsp. strangulata cultivar AL8/78 chromosome 4, Aet v6.0, whole genome shotgun sequence genome encodes the following:
- the LOC109764991 gene encoding uncharacterized protein: MAMATDSAASSPRGASRKRPRSQSPAPAGEGPSEPALARPRFAENLDLVLSLQGKELSLQRKVELAFNFIKAESNRSSHGHRADSIQLSRMVSFIGNWVQSILILSKKIPEPFDPVLDYRCWEILRFCIEKKPSVSISLKLLQPLGCIAKDGLSRVQIGASCDDHESLLLFERVFDCVSFLFSSNTRAFFNAPVDLWTSCVTEAINLVQKVSTNEKKGCTILQNLGNCLLEQFSSFLRFHANPKNIFRPFVDKILDPLLELLVLLNSQANSIKHKHAGSTLKIAEEILSNGLFHPQHLSGYFGLKNLNKGIVKDVKGSYHRHLFERLKGIKAESKAVLLAGFGYLLQLFVTRARNQRTSLAPRGTSFKSPQKTSEGSEEPQQQGESIFEVFMQFMEPLVLECKSYSQKDFSDLGVTKLVEVHCMLKSINEMLATVTEEKIYVPTEDTSEGSYLQFLQEIYRVLILIAEKMYDFWVSALHLEDTNVKKMLPLMFVEIVVAVGHFLEIEYKVMGSDLVKLWSMIFALSAINASSKDIKPCLLLTSKISSLSSQVIRTFSELRQVAHSICTLCNTVRTFRAVAGPDAVPGPFPVASLSSHKCFESLATLLSSQTLRDAICTSINSMPEGQSSRCIEELTVDLTETLKWMKSCDDFVDLETQGEPRLMSRKSVFHQRAELFGRYLSELYTSVLDSITVTASNTTLVAKSVERLVNTIRPNLSQLMRNESINPSEFISSVVGKNLSNKQCANWQKIPSLSWFFAFFFRIYTSCRSLYLQSVGLMPPNLAIEATELVGNSFIVCCGKEWTNTSNIIAEGYFAWIVESAGSLWEVIEILSQSLPRNHSGFTTLFYTLHVMALQRLEDLNRQINAFDFLLEDGTQQFDTEDREKTELLKDPCCLEATRLTSFMMNYVRTLSSGGTNRISSWDMSICSLDEDSFHIATWRLLCENIDIWSSHASKKDLKNFFSNLIKFSFVQKRSCKDEEGSDCQDSCREITLHTISVELLCDTIIYDQKVLLKNLVSCFCGALKKSISSFMTRADEDNALLNISPDMMEILNKLNNEKLVCTYPDSTHAHGVDKYRICENLLNFCSTVPGFHSNSKSFLQLITYILHLERLLLLTLLNRHYESCNPIELIRLFICCRRAMQNLVLKFGKEYPDSKQYSTFSELLGNSYSLIWLLRSVQEIIGLSHEIFGEHIDQKKNTLFSLVDKTSEIFSTLANMNSKFCLLGPKKQIGSSLKHTASESDTSEHDALENSALEHVKTMAEQLEKTTAGIPVTTKDCKCVIKIENSYDNVCWDKLLCTMSCIGGFLWGLVSAFESTMKDYPTASSEERKLMLHYASNFSRSIAKFETFVDICLHVLFMENKDFGSVDLISGRLPQELDCENGFLNIEVVMDGWTMHQLKDNKLQSDGPPGMKRSLLENLLNGEGPFVAFTLRELYSVSAAIVKLKGLISFSGNVCRKACNPFQHLSLNPMVGTACIALQKIADMSDWPDMFSLVWIDGILRYLEVLGTFPGLNLSKELYAQIVNAHVSAIGKCILLQGKSATLPTHEIGSSTKTLQLQNTSGYVVTKNIIDRQNRLNSLISRLRLSMRNFVSVASNMHLSATLQVIERALVGVNQYSHSIYEVETGTSDGGTVSSDVAAGIDCLYLVLGSVPGNKRVFQRTVPSLVGALFNIVLHLQSPLIFYIEKLPPLCPDLHPEAGAIVLMCVEVITSFVGRHTFQIDACHVSQCLHLPVMLFKGFKHLLADRSVSCSSENIREQIAGQPLASKEYLLDRQFSVDMYAACCKLLCTVLRHQQSEVGQCVAVLEDSVNILLSCLESADSKMVSMAGCFTWNKEEALKCASFFRRIYEEMRQQKTIMEHHSMHFLAGYISMFSGLGPFQTGITREIDEALRPGVYSLIDICQESDFQQLHTYLEGPCRTTLANLVHDYKLHFQYQGKI; the protein is encoded by the exons ATGGCCATGGCCACGGACTCGGCCGCCTCCAGCCCCCGCGGCGCGTCGAGGAAGCGCCCGCGGAGCCAGTCGCCAGCTCCCGCAGGGGAGGGCCCGAGCGAGCCCGCGCTCGCCCGGCCCCGCTTCGCGGAAAACCTCgacctcgtcctctccctccAGGGCAAGGAGCTCTCCCTCCAAAG AAAGGTTGAACTGGCCTTCAATTTTATAAAGGCCGAGTCAAATCGTTCAAGCCATGGCCATAGAGCGGACAGTATCCAGCTATCGCGAATGGTGTCATTTATTGGAAACTGGGTGCAATCTATCCTAATTCTGTCTAAGAAAATTCCAGAGCCTTTTGATCCTGTGTTAGATTATAGATGCTGGGAAATTCTGAGATTTTGCATTGAAAAGAAGCCGTCAGTCTCAATTTCTCTGAAGCTACTTCAACCACTTGGTTGCATTGCAAAGGATGGTTTGAGCAGAGTTCAGATCGGCGCTTCATGTGATGACCATGAATCCCTTTTGCTCTTCGAACGAGTTTTCGACTGCGTGTCCTTTCTTTTCTCCTCCAATACAAGAGCTTTCTTCAACGCGCCCGTGGATTTGTGGACCTCTTGTGTCACCGAGGCTATTAATCTTGTCCAGAAGGTTTCAACTAATGAGAAAAAGGGTTGTACCATTCTTCAGAATCTTGGAAATTGTCTGCTTGAGCAATTTTCAAGCTTTCTCAGATTCCATGCAAATCCTAAGAATATTTTCCGTCCTTTTGTTGACAAGATTCTTGATCCGCTGTTGGAATTGTTGGTTTTACTTAATTCACAAGCAAATTCTATCAAGCACAAGCACGCAGGATCCACGTTGAAGATTGCTGAAGAAATTTTGTCAAATGGACTGTTTCATCCACAACATCTTAGTGGATATTTTGGGCTCAAGAATTTGAATAAAGGTATTGTCAAGGATGTCAAAGGAAGCTACCATAGGCATCTGTTTGAGCGACTCAAGGGAATAAAAGCAGAAAGCAAGGCTGTATTGCTTGCTGGCTTCGGTTACTTGCTTCAATTGTTTGTTACCAGGGCTAGAAATCAAAGAACATCTTTAGCACCAAGGGGTACATCCTTCAAAAGCCCACAAAAAACCAGTGAGGGTTCTGAAGAACCCCAGCAACAAGGAGAATCCATTTTTGAGGTATTCATGCAATTTATGGAACCTTTGGTGTTAGAATGCAAATCATATTCGCAAAAGGACTTCTCTGATTTAGGAGTCACAAAGCTAGTAGAAGTTCATTGCATGCTGAAGTCCATCAATGAGATGCTAGCAACAGTTACTGAAGAGAAAATTTATGTCCCTACAGAGGACACATCGGAAGGATCTTATCTCCAGTTCTTGCAAGAAATTTACAGGGTCTTAATCTTGATTGCTGAAAAAATGTATGACTTCTGGGTGTCAGCTCTGCATTTAGAAGATACAAACGTTAAGAAGATGCTGCCTTTAATGTTTGTGGAGATTGTTGTTGCAGTTGGTCATTTTCTAGAAATTGAATACAAGGTCATGGGGAGTGACCTTGTAAAATTATGGTCAATGATTTTTGCTTTGTCTGCTATCAATGCATCTTCCAAGGACATCAAACCATGCTTACTACTAACCTCAAAGATTTCAAGCCTTTCATCCCAAGTGATTCGTACATTTAGTGAGCTTCGTCAG GTTGCGCACTCCATTTGTACGCTGTGCAATACTGTGAGAACATTCAGAGCTGTTGCTGGTCCTGATGCAGTACCAGGACCGTTTCCTGTGGCTTCTTTATCCTCACATAAATGTTTTGAATCACTGGCAACATTGCTGAGCTCCCAAACATTGAGGGATGCTATCTGTACTTCAATTAACTCAATGCCAGAAGGACAATCTAGTCGATGCATAGAGGAGCTGACAGTAGATCTTACAGAAACATTGAAATGGATGAAAAGTTGCGACGACTTTGTAGATTTGGAAACACAGGGAGAGCCCCGCTTGATGTCCAGGAAGTCAGTTTTTCATCAGAGAGCTGAACTTTTTGGAAGGTACTTATCTGAACTATACACAAGCGTGCTTGACTCAATAACTGTGACCGCTTCAAATACTACACTGGTTGCAAAATCTGTTGAAAGGTTGGTCAACACAATACGTCCCAACTTGAGTCAGTTGATGAGAAATGAATCAATTAATCCAAGTGAGTTCATTTCTTCAGTTGTAGGAAAGAACCTATCTAACAAGCAATGTGCCAACTGGCAAAAGATTCCAAGTTTGTCTTGGTTTTTTGCCTTCTTCTTTCGCATATATACATCATGTAGGAGTCTGTATCTGCAATCTGTTGGCCTCATGCCTCCAAATTTAGCAATAGAAGCAACAGAATTAGTGGGGAATTCATTCATTGTATGCTGCGGAAAGGAATGGACCAATACATCCAATATTATCGCTGAAGGCTATTTTGCTTGGATTGTTGAAAGTGCTGGCTCCCTTTGGGAAGTCATTGAAATTTTATCACAGTCCCTTCCAAGAAACCATTCTGGTTTTACTACGCTTTTTTACACCCTTCATGTGATGGCTCTGCAAAGACTCGAAGATCTTAACAGGCAGATTAATGCATTTGACTTTTTGCTTGAAGACGGCACACAGCAGTTTGATACTGAGGATAGGGAAAAAACTGAGTTATTAAAGGATCCTTGCTGTCTTGAGGCTACTCGACTAACCAGTTTTATGATGAACTATGTGAGAACATTATCTTCAGGAGGAACTAACAGGATTTCTTCCTGGGATATGAGTATATGCTCTTTAGATGAAGATTCTTTTCATATAGCAACTTGGCGGCTTCTGTGTGAAAACATTGATATTTGGAGTTCTCATGCATCGAAGAAGGACCTAAAGAACTTCTTTTCGAACCTGATAAAGTTTTCTTTTGTTCAAAAGAGGTCATGCAAAGATGAGGAGGGTAGTGACTGTCAGGATTCATGCAGAGAAATAACCTTGCATACTATTTCGGTGGAGCTTCTTTGTGATACTATCATTTATGACCAAAAG GTGCTATTAAAGAATTTGGTATCATGTTTTTGCGGTGCTCTCAAGAAATCAATATCTTCTTTTATGACCAGAGCTGATGAAGATAATGCCTTATTGAACATCTCGCCTGATATGATGGAGATATTAAATAAACTGAATAATGAGAAGTTGGTCTGTACATATCCTGATTCTACACATGCACACGGTGTAGATAAATACCGGATCTGTGAGAATTTACTAAATTTTTGTAGCACAGTTCCCGGATTTCATTCCAACTCCAAGTCATTCTTGCAACTTATAACTTACATTCTCCATCTTGAAAG ACTTCTGCTGTTGACATTGCTAAATCGCCATTATGAATCATGTAATCCAATTGAGCTAATCCGTCTGTTTATATGTTGTCGAAGGGCAATGCAAAATCTTGTTTTGAAATTTGGCAAAGAGTACCCAGATTCAAAGCAATACTCCACGTTTTCCGAACTTCTAGGTAACTCATATTCTCTGATTTGGCTTTTGAGATCTGTCCAGGAGATTATTGGATTGTCACACGAAATATTTGGTGAGCACATTGATCAGAAGAAAAATACCTTGTTCTCCTTGGTAGATAAGACATCAGAAATATTTTCTACACTAGCGAACATGAATTCGAAATTTTGCTTGCTGGGTCCCAAGAAACAAATTGGATCTTCCCTGAAGCATACTGCTAGTGAAAGCGACACTTCTGAACATGATGCTCTAGAAAATTCAGCCTTGGAGCATGTCAAAACTATGGCTGAACAGTTAGAGAAGACTACAGCTGGCATACCTGTAACCACAAAGGATTGCAAGTGTGTTATAAAAATAGAGAACTCTTATGACAATGTGTGCTGGGATAAACTATTATGCACCATGTCTTGCATAGGAGGATTCTTGTGGGGTCTTGTTTCAGCATTTGAAAGCACAATGAAAGACTATCCAACTGCAAGCTCAGAGGAAAGAAAACTGATGCTTCACTATGCCTCCAATTTCAGCAGATCTATTGCTAAATTTGAGACCTTTGTAGATATCTGTCTGCATGTCTTGTTTATGGAGAACAAGGATTTTGGGTCTGTTGATTTGATCTCTGGTCGTCTACCACAAGAGCTGGATTGTGAGAATGGTTTTCTGAATATTGAAGTAGTCATGGATGGATGGACTATGCATCAGCTAAAGGATAACAAATTACAGTCAGATGGTCCACCCGGTATGAAAAGATCTCTTTTGGAAAATCTGTTAAATGGTGAAGGTCCATTTGTAGCATTTACTTTGAGAGAGCTCTACAGTGTATCTGCTGCTATTGTTAAGTTGAAGGGCCTCATATCCTTTTCAGGCAATGTCTGTAGGAAGGCATGCAATCCTTTCCAACACCTGTCGCTAAATCCAATGGTTGGGACAGCTTGCATTGCCCTACAGAAAATTGCAGACATGTCTGATTGGCCAGATATGTTTTCTCTTGTATGGATTGATGGAATATTAAGATATCTTGAAGTTTTAGGAACATTTCCTGGACTCAACTTGTCAAAAGAACTGTATGCTCAGATAGTAAATGCACATGTGAGTGCTATTGGAAAATGCATTTTACTTCAAGGAAAGAGTGCGACTCTACCTACCCATGAGATTGGATCAAGCACAAAAACACTTCAGTTACAGAATACATCTGGCTATGTAGTTACAAAGAATATTATCGATAGGCAGAATAGGTTAAATTCATTGATATCAAGACTTAGACTGTCGATGAGAAATTTTGTTAGTGTTGCATCAAACATGCATCTAAGTGCAACTTTACAAGTCATTGAGAGAGCCTTGGTCGGAGTGAATCAATATAGCCACTCAATATATGAAGTGGAGACTGGAACATCTGATGGTGGGACAGTTTCTTCTGACGTTGCTGCTGGAATTGACTGCCTTTATCTTGTTCTTGGATCTGTGCCAG GAAATAAGCGTGTTTTTCAGAGAACTGTCCCAagcctagttggtgctttattcAACATTGTTTTACACCTTCAAAGTCCACTCATTTTCTATATAGAGAAGCTACCTCCTCTTTGCCCTGATTTGCATCCAGAAGCTGGAGCGATTGTTCTAATGTGTGTTGAGGTTATCACATCATTTGTGGGGAGGCATACTTTTCAAATCGATGCGTGTCATGTGTCCCAGTGCCTGCATCTTCCTGTGATGCTTTTCAAGGGCTTCAAACATCTTCTTGCTGATCGGAGTGTATCCTGTTCATCAGAAAACATTCGTGAGCAAATTGCAGGACAACCTCTAGCTAGTAAAGAATACTTACTTGACAGACAATTTTCTGTTGACATGTATGCTGCATGTTGCAAATTGTTATGCACTGTTCTTCGGCACCAACAAAG TGAGGTTGGACAATGTGTGGCTGTCCTGGAAGACTCAGTAAACATACTACTTAGTTGCTTGGAGTCTGCAGATTCCAAGATGGTTAGCATGGCAGGATGTTTCACTTGGAACAAGGAGGAGGCACTAAAATGTGCTTCCTTTTTCAGAAGGATTTATGAAGAG ATGCGTCAGCAAAAAACCATCATGGAACATCACTCGATGCACTTTCTTGCTGGTTATATTTCCATGTTTTCTGGACTGGGTCCATTTCAGACAGGCATAACACG GGAAATTGACGAGGCCTTGCGACCTGGGGTGTATTCCCTAATTGATATCTGCCAGGAAAGCGATTTTCAACAGCTTCACACATACCTTG AGGGCCCGTGCCGAACCACTCTTGCTAACCTAGTGCATGACTATAAATTGCACTTCCAGTATCAGGGCAAAATCTAG
- the LOC109764992 gene encoding putative cyclin-dependent kinase F-2 — MAARKRPAAVLDAGHGHGHAAAQHQQSPTCCKRSRASIGTTDDYEKVACLGEGGFGVVHRMRHRVTKKDVAVKFLSSPDDTEEPPDVQDLEREARFLEACDGNPYVVGFEGMVCDPATGDTAGLVMEYVAASSLQSLLWERRDGPPLPESTVRGFMWKLLTGAQKMHEHDRHIVHRDIKPANILVGRNGELLKICDLGLAMSMSDWPPYNQVGTAPYMAPEMILGKQDYDAQVDTWSIGCVFAELLTGTTLFMVDPEDEEEDETKNDVKQLGSIFRVLGVPDERTWPGFTSLPLAKKAPQLLQAGHNKHSRLRDLFPQEKLSVEGFQVLQRLLRCNPDERLTAAAALKHPWFAAPRSAAPAVEKVDALSFQKKKTPRIKFIPPVMPQKNLLKIPLAVWKSHLCKC, encoded by the coding sequence ATGGCCGCCCGCAAGCGACCTGCTGCCGTCCTCGACGCCGGCCATGGGCACGGCCACGCGGCGGCTCAACATCAACAATCGCCGACGTGCTGCAAGAGGAGCCGCGCCTCCATCGGGACCACCGACGACTACGAGAAGGTGGCCTGCCTAGGCGAGGGCGGCTTCGGCGTCGTCCACAGGATGCGCCACCGCGTCACCAAAAAGGACGTGGCCGTCAAGTTCCTCTCCTCGCCGGACGACACCGAGGAGCCCCCGGACGTCCAAGATCTTGAGCGGGAGGCACGATTCCTCGAGGCCTGCGACGGAAACCCTTACGTTGTCGGCTTCGAGGGCATGGTGTGCGACCCGGCCACCGGCGACACCGCCGGCCTCGTCATGGAGTACGTCGCGGCGTCGAGCCTCCAGTCTTTATTGTGGGAGAGGCGCGACGGCCCGCCGCTCCCGGAATCCACGGTGCGCGGCTTCATGTGGAAGCTCCTGACCGGTGCACAAAAGATGCACGAGCACGACCGCCACATCGTCCACCGTGACATCAAGCCAGCCAATATCCTCGTCGGGAGAAACGGGGAGCTCCTCAAGATTTGCGACCTCGGGCTGGCCATGTCCATGTCCGACTGGCCGCCGTACAACCAGGTCGGCACGGCGCCCTACATGGCGCCGGAGATGATCCTGGGCAAGCAGGACTACGACGCGCAAGTGGACACGTGGTCCATCGGCTGCGTCTTTGCCGAACTGCTCACCGGCACGACGCTGTTCATGGTCGACCCGGAagacgaggaggaagacgagaCAAAGAATGACGTAAAGCAGCTAGGGAGCATCTTCCGAGTGCTCGGGGTGCCGGACGAGAGGACGTGGCCAGGCTTCACGTCGCTGCCACTGGCTAAGAAGGCGCCGCAGCTGCTACAGGCGGGGCACAACAAGCACAGCCGGCTGCGGGATTTGTTCCCTCAAGAGAAGCTTTCAGTGGAAGGATTCCAGGTGTTGCAAAGGCTCCTCAGGTGCAACCCCGACGAGCGACTGACGGCAGCCGCCGCGCTGAAGCACCCATGGTTCGCTGCTCCTCgctccgccgcccccgccgttGAGAAGGTCGATGCTCTGTCGTTTCAGAAAAAGAAGACACCAAGGATCAAGTTCATCCCGCCGGTGATGCCCCAGAAGAATCTACTCAAAATCCCACTCGCCGTGTGGAAGAGCCATCTATGTAAATGCTAG